One Brassica napus cultivar Da-Ae chromosome C4, Da-Ae, whole genome shotgun sequence genomic region harbors:
- the LOC125586244 gene encoding uncharacterized protein LOC125586244, with translation MNLRSRGTTHLTPLTDIKTLERENMRRLRQEEQEAQIQRSEPMMEPVPEQPQAEEGNGQGAANLLPRQPQRRARAIGTYDQPNINGNRLGIRAPPVANNNFEIKSSLINMIENNKYHGLALEDPLDHLDRFDKYCGLSKTNGVSKDAFKLRLFPFSLGDKAHTWEKNISSDTITTWDECKKAFLNKFFSATRTANLRNQISGFQQRGLEGFSEAWERFRSYLSQCPHHGFNNESLLSTFYRGVLPKFKSQLDTASNGNFLGRTVEDALELLENMAQSDSVYNDEYDRRDRGGGGEDMTTKRELKALQDKIDMLLSEKTKKEELHMVAEVDGVECQEDMYYVNAQGTWYKKEPDYQYQNNYQQKPFYNNQQKPFNNYQPRPFYNNQPKPFYNNNQGGYQPKQNFPPRFSPKPSQPAQDQAGSSTQPPQESSTEAMLKQLLEGQARSEKQLGYELKNLHNKIDGNYHDLNNKFKALENQFVSMTASSSRQQGSLPGKPEQNPKKTMKAITLRSGRELPPKVLIKDNEKQGGEVVINVNDDVVIVDEKTNEEILEKIVEAKGKRKIGEEKVENKNEAATSTKEKLFTPPPYEPKLPFPGRFKKQLLEKYKALFDKQMSEVQLTMPIIDAFMLVPQYSKFLKDAVEQKKKEMEGMVTLTHECSAIIQRLTVPKKLEDPGSFTLPCAIGSLTFERCLCDLGASVSLMPLSIAKKLGFTQYKKCKISLVLADRSVKLPIGILEDLPVKIGNCEVPTDFVVLEMDEEPRDPLIFGRPFLATIGAMVNVRNGTIDLHLGKDHILHFDIKEMMKKPTTQGEIFYIDEMDALDDNFLEELAIEDSLQHALTIERETQMIENKDSDELVRRLDVHLEKDGEDEFMELPQMTQHAASADIQENLHEADWSELKAPKVELKPLPHGVRVLQRCEDTNLVLNWEKCHFMVKEGTSVPLSDPKPA, from the exons ATGAACCTAAGAAGTAGAGGCACTACACATCTTACTCCCTTGACAGATATCAAAACACTTGAAAGAGAGAACATGAGAAGGTTAAGACAAGAAGAGCAAGAGGCTCAGATACAAAGATCAGAACCTATGATGGAACCAGTTCCAGAACAACCTCAAGCTGAAGAGGGCAATGGTCAAGGAGCTGCCAACCTTCTACCTAGACAACCACAACGCCGAGCTAGGGCCATCGGTACATATGATCAACCTAACATAAATGGGAATAGGTTGGGCATTAGGGCACCGCCAGTTGCCAACAACAATTTCGAGATCAAGTCCAGCCTCATCAACATGATTGAAAACAACAAGTACCATGGACTTGCCTTGGAAGACCCACTAGATCACCTTGACAGATTTGATAAGTACTGTGGcttgtcaaaaacaaatggagtttctaaggatgctttcaagctcagattgtttcccttctctttgggagacaaggctcacacttgggagaaaaacatctcaagtgatactatcaccacttgggatgaatgCAAGAAGGCCTTCCTCAACAAGTTCTTCTCTGCTACAAGGACTGCCAACCTTAGAAATCAGATCTCTGGTTTTCAACAAAGAGGACTTGAAGGATTTTCAGAGGCATGGGAGAGATTCAGAAGCTACTTGTCTCAATGTCCCCACCATGGCTTCAACAATGAGAgcttgctaagcactttctacaGAGGAGTCTTGCCTAAATTCAAAAGCCAGCTTGACACTGCAAGCAATGGAAACTTCTTGGGGAGGACTGTCGAAGATGCATTAGAACTCTTGGAGAACATGGCACAGAGTGACTCTGTCTACAATGATGAATATGATAGAAGAGAcagaggtggtggaggagaagatATGACCACAAAGAGAGAGCTGAAAGCACTTCAAGACAAGATTGACATGCTACTATCAGAAAAGACCAAGAAAGAGGAGTTACATATGGTTGCTGAAGTTGATGGAGTAGAATGCCAAGAAGATATGTACTATGTCAATGCTCAGGGTACATGGTACAAGAAGGAGCCTGACTATCAATACcagaacaactaccaacagaaacccttctacaacaaccaacagaagccattcaacaactaccagccaagaccattctacaacaatcagcctaagccattctacaacaacaaccaagGTGGTTACCAACCCAAACAGAACTTCCCTCCGAGATTCTCACCAAAACCAAGTCAACCTGCACAAGACCAAGCTGGATCATCAACACAACCTCCACAAGAGAGTAGTACTGAAGCTATGCTGAAACAATTATTGGAGGGACAAGCAAGAAGTGAGAAACAATTAGGGTATGAGCTGAAAAATCTCCacaacaagattgatgggaattaccatgatctaaacaacaagttcaaagccttggagaaccagtttgtctctatgacagccagctcaagtcgccaacaaggttccCTACCTGGAAAGCCTGAACAAAACCCAAAGAAGACAATGAAGGCAATCACCCTAAGGAGTGGAAGAGAGTTGCCTCCTAAAGTTCTCATTAAGGATAATGAGAAACAAGGTGGGGAGGTGGTCATCAATGTAAATGATGATGTGGTGATTGTGGATGAGAAGACTAATgaggaaatcttggagaagatagttgaagctaagggcaagagaaagattggagaggaaaaagttgagaacaaaaatgaggctgctacatcaacaaaggagaaattgttcactcctcctccctatgagccaaagcttccctttcctggaagattcaagaagcaactcctagagaagtacaaagccttgtttgacaagcaaatgagtgaagttcagctcaccatgcccataattgatgcatttatgctggttccacaatacagcaagttcttgaaagatgctgtagaacaaaagaagaaagagatggaagggATGGTGACTcttactcatgagtgcagtgccattatTCAGAGACTGACTGTcccaaagaagctagaagaccCTGGTAGTTTCACCCTGCCATGTGCCATTGGATCTTTGACATTTGAGAGATGTCTATgtgatttgggagcaagtgtcagcctcatgccactatccattgccaagaagcttgggtttacacaatataaaaagtgCAAGATCTCTTTGGTGCTAGCTGATCGATCTGTCAAGCTCCCCATTGGCATCCTAGAAGATCTTCCTGTCAAGATAGGAAATTGTGAAGTGCCTACTGACTTTGTAGTGCTTGAGATGGATGAAGAGCCTAGAGATCCTTTGATCTTTGGAAGACCTTTCTTGGCAACTATTGGAGCAATGGTGAATGTGAGAAATGGCACAATTGATCTCCACCTTGGAAAAGATCACATTCTCCATTTTGAtatcaaggagatgatgaagaagcccaCAACTCAAGGAGAAATATTCTACATTGATGAGATGGATGCCTTGGATGATAATTTCCTTGAGGAGTTAGCGATTGAGGACTCTCTTCAACATGCCCTGACCATTGAAAGAGAGACCCAAATgattgaaaacaaggatagtgatgagctagtaagaaggctagatgttcaccttgagaaggatggagaagatgagttcatggagttgccacaaatgactcaacatgctgcctcagcagacattcaagagaacctccatgaagctgattggagtgagctcaaggcaccaaaagtggagcttaaacctcttccccatggtgtaag ggtattacagagatgtgaggacactaacctggtgctcaattgggagaagtgtcacttcatggtcaaggaaggAACCTCGGTTCCACTTTCCGATCCCAAACCAGCCTAA